One segment of Babesia bigemina genome assembly Bbig001, chromosome : II DNA contains the following:
- a CDS encoding glycerol-3-phosphate-acyltransferase, putative, whose product MQLSTTDFRVFNFYMLIKWLTTVIIRTFFMKVTVINEERLPLFGPVILVGNHNNQFIDAATLIYAVPRQISFLVAMKSLGRRVIGSLARLAGCIPVHRQEDLKYMGIGKIHWKHNDTMIRGMDTQFTMDLNVGDKLYFIDQKLSIEAVHSDTELTLQRPISRPCKDEENGEDFWILPKVDLSDTYEAVSTALRFGNSIAIFPEGGSHDRTNLLPLKPGVVLMAIFSLLEGAEDVVILPVGLAYGDSHGIQSNATVYYGTGITISKRDVEEFQVDRYTVVNRILGVIEKGLNDCMITAPNKNIKGWIDLCGSLYPPERSLIPTNKKFELRKILSTIFWRHGEDANTIALIAQLARYKAMLKSSFLHDDEVWLLRQSMHSATLLFLEQLLMFGCYSILGLSCFLLWFPLYVISWVLAENHRKQALKNSVVKLEGADVVASYKILVLMVITPLFNLFYGLMLGLYLSRNPKEIAITVGCCMAILPILYYINLRYFNELPLLLRQLRVFYVILMGKINVWRENERELITTRAELQLLVREFVHEVGPKVSDTFMDELNAIMPKVMIDADTSRLRRSKSDWVPIFARTYYSDSNEEIL is encoded by the exons GGCTGACAACCGTGATCATTCGCACATTCTTCATGAAGGTGACGGTCATAAACGAGGAGCGGCTCCCACTGTTCGGCCCCGTTATCCTGGTAGGCAACCACAACAACCAGTTCATCGACGCCGCCACGCTGATTTACGCGGTGCCGCGGCAGATTAGTTTTTTGGTTGCGATGAAATCCCTGGGACGACGTGTGATTGGATCTCTGGCCCGTTTAGCCGGCTGCATCCCCGTCCACCGTCAGGAGGACCTGAAGTACATGGGCATTGGGAAGATCCATTGGAAGCACAACGACACCATGATCCGTGGCATGGATACCCAGTTCACCATGGACCTGAATGTTGGCGACAAGCTCTACTTCATCGACCAGAAGCTGAGCATCGAGGCCGTGCACTCCGACACCGAGCTGACCCTGCAACGCCCCATTTCACGGCCTTGCAAGGACGAGGAGAACGGCGAAGATTTTTGG ATATTGCCGAAGGTTGACCTTTCGGACACCTACGAGGCTGTCTCCACTGCTCTGAGGTTTGGAAACTCCATCGCAATTTTCCCTGAGGGCGGCTCGCACGACCGCACCAACCTGCTGCCCTTGAAGCCCGGTGTGGTATTGATGGCCATATTCTCCCTACTCGAGGGCGCGGAAGACGTCGTCATCCTGCCGGTCGGCCTCGCTTACGGTGACAGCCACGGCATCCAGTCCAACGCCACCGTCTACTACGGCACCGGTATCACCATCTCGAAGCGTGACGTCGAGGAGTTCCAGGTAGACCGCTACACCGTCGTGAATCGCATTTTGGGCGTGATTGAAAAGGGCTTGAACGACTGCATGATCACGGCACCCAACAAGAACATCAAGGGATGGATCGACTTGTGCGGCAGTTTGTACCCTCCCGAGCGCAGCCTTATCCCCACGAACAAGAAGTTCGAGTTGCGCAAGATCCTGTCTACCATCTTCTGGCGTCACGGCGAGGACGCGAACACTATCGCACTGATCGCGCAACTGGCCAGGTACAAGGCGATGCTGAAGAGCAGCTTCCTGCACGACGACGAGGTGTGGCTGCTCAGGCAGTCCATGCACTCCGCGACGCTGCTGTTtttggagcagctgctgatgTTCGGTTGCTACAGCATCCTCGGGCTGTCATGCTTCCTTCTGTGGTTCCCGCTGTACGTCATATCGTGGGTGTTGGCCGAGAACCACCGCAAGCAGGCTCTCAAAAACTCCGTGGTGAAGCTTGAGGGCGCCGACGTGGTGGCGAGTTACAAGATTCTGGTGCTCATGGTGATCACGCCACTGTTCAACCTGTTCTACGGTCTGATGCTGGGCCTGTACCTCAGCCGCAACCCCAAGGAGATTGCCATCACGGTCGGCTGCTGCATGGCGATTCTGCCGATACTGTACTACATCAACCTCCGTTACTTCAACGAGCTGCCGCTTCTGCTGCGCCAGCTTCGCGTCTTCTACGTGATCCTGATGGGCAAGATCAACGTCTGGCGCGAAAACGAGCGTGAGCTCATCACCACGCGGGCGGAACTCCAATTACTG GTGCGAGAATTTGTGCACGAAGTCGGACCCAAGGTGTCCGACACCTTCATGGACGAGCTGAACGCCATCATGCCTAAG GTTATGATAGATGCCGACACGAGCAGGCTCAGGAGGAGCAAAAGCGACTGGGTGCCAATTTTCGCCCGGACGTACTATTCGGATTCCAACGAGGAGATCCTTTGA